Proteins found in one Streptococcus criceti HS-6 genomic segment:
- the dagK gene encoding diacylglycerol kinase gives MDLRETNSPKKWKNRTLTSSLEFALTGIFTAFKEERNMRKHGISAVLAALAGIIFHITAIEWLFLLLAIFLVITFEIINSAIENVVDLASNYHFSMLAKNAKDMAAGAVLVISGYAVATGIIIFVPKIWALLFH, from the coding sequence ATGGACTTACGAGAGACTAATTCACCTAAGAAATGGAAAAACCGAACGCTGACATCCAGTTTAGAATTTGCCTTGACCGGTATCTTTACAGCCTTTAAGGAAGAGCGTAACATGCGCAAGCATGGGATATCGGCTGTTCTGGCTGCTTTAGCGGGCATTATTTTTCACATTACAGCTATCGAATGGTTATTCTTGCTGCTGGCAATTTTCTTAGTGATTACCTTTGAAATTATTAACTCGGCTATTGAAAATGTTGTTGACTTAGCCAGTAATTACCACTTTTCAATGTTAGCCAAGAATGCTAAAGATATGGCTGCGGGTGCTGTGCTGGTTATTTCAGGCTACGCAGTTGCCACTGGCATTATTATCTTTGTGCCAAAAATTTGGGCACTGCTTTTTCACTGA
- a CDS encoding alpha/beta hydrolase yields the protein MTGNLFIEETGYEQKQTIIFLHASGSSSKMWQQHMAALKNNFHCVAIDLPGHGNSRDIEWTNFADVTEMIADIIKVKAHGKPHLVGLSLGGGLVLNLLAKHTDLVERAVVDGMAHYPIKGYRKVIAGVYAMSLLKNTMLVAKLMSSMMAKDGVPEEEYRTFVADLQQASKRSFRRAMSQANLLRLNLRVDNPIFFVSGGKESGSIHESHQLLASQNPASEYAYYPDKGHAWLFSDVTTHIQLVQYFLQGAAFPHKLRRFAD from the coding sequence ATGACAGGTAACTTATTTATCGAAGAAACAGGGTACGAACAGAAACAAACGATAATCTTTTTGCATGCTTCGGGTTCCAGCAGTAAAATGTGGCAGCAGCACATGGCAGCACTAAAAAATAATTTCCACTGTGTCGCCATTGACTTGCCTGGGCATGGCAATAGTCGTGATATCGAATGGACAAATTTTGCTGATGTGACAGAAATGATTGCTGACATTATCAAGGTGAAAGCTCACGGTAAACCGCATCTGGTTGGTCTTTCGCTGGGTGGCGGTCTCGTTTTGAACTTGCTAGCGAAACATACCGATTTGGTTGAGCGTGCTGTTGTCGATGGCATGGCCCACTATCCCATCAAAGGTTATCGGAAGGTTATTGCTGGTGTCTATGCTATGTCATTGCTCAAAAATACGATGTTAGTCGCCAAACTCATGAGCAGCATGATGGCAAAAGATGGTGTTCCTGAAGAAGAGTATCGAACCTTTGTTGCTGATTTACAGCAGGCTTCAAAGCGCTCTTTTCGCCGTGCTATGTCCCAAGCTAATCTCTTAAGATTAAACCTGAGAGTTGATAATCCTATCTTTTTTGTTTCAGGTGGAAAAGAGTCGGGTTCGATACATGAATCGCACCAATTACTGGCAAGTCAAAATCCAGCCAGCGAGTATGCTTATTATCCCGACAAGGGTCATGCTTGGCTGTTTAGTGATGTGACCACCCACATTCAGCTCGTGCAGTATTTTTTGCAGGGCGCTGCCTTTCCCCATAAATTGAGGCGGTTTGCTGATTAA
- the ybeY gene encoding rRNA maturation RNase YbeY — MYIEMTDETKQVSQEMLTQIGDMLNFAAEKLGKENKEMAVTFVDNEAIHQINLEYRGMDRPTDVVSLEYKPEAPIIFSDEDLAENPELAEMMADYDAYIGELFISVDKAHEQADSYGHSFEREMGFLAVHGFLHINGYDHYTPEEEKEMFTLQEEILEAYGLTRD, encoded by the coding sequence ATGTATATTGAAATGACTGATGAGACCAAGCAGGTTTCCCAAGAGATGCTGACCCAGATCGGAGATATGCTTAATTTTGCTGCCGAAAAGCTGGGCAAAGAAAATAAAGAGATGGCTGTCACTTTTGTGGATAATGAGGCGATACACCAAATTAACCTAGAATATCGTGGCATGGATCGCCCGACAGATGTGGTCAGTTTGGAGTACAAGCCAGAAGCACCCATCATTTTTTCTGACGAAGATCTAGCTGAAAATCCTGAATTAGCAGAGATGATGGCAGACTATGATGCCTACATCGGCGAACTCTTTATTTCTGTTGACAAAGCCCATGAGCAGGCTGACAGTTATGGCCACAGCTTCGAGCGTGAGATGGGGTTTCTAGCTGTTCATGGTTTTCTGCACATCAATGGTTATGACCATTATACCCCAGAAGAAGAAAAAGAGATGTTCACTTTACAGGAAGAGATTTTAGAAGCCTATGGACTTACGAGAGACTAA
- the era gene encoding GTPase Era, which produces MFKSGFVAILGRPNVGKSTFLNHVMGQKIAIMSDKAQTTRNKIMGIYTTDTEQIVFIDTPGIHKPKTALGDFMVESAYSTLREVETVLFMVPADEERGKGDNMIMERLKAAKIPVILVINKIDKVHPDQLLEKIEDFRSQMDFKEIVPISALQGNNVETLLTILKDNLEEGFQYFPEDQITDHPERFLVSEMIREKILKLTEQEVPHSVAVVIESMRRDEETDKVHIRATIMVERDSQKGIIIGKQGAMLKKIGKMARRDIELMLGDKVYLETWVKVKKNWRDKKLDLADFGYNKKEY; this is translated from the coding sequence ATGTTTAAATCAGGTTTTGTGGCCATTTTAGGCCGTCCTAATGTTGGTAAATCAACGTTTCTCAATCATGTCATGGGCCAAAAGATTGCCATCATGAGTGATAAGGCTCAGACAACGCGCAATAAAATCATGGGTATCTATACAACAGATACGGAGCAGATCGTCTTTATCGACACACCGGGGATCCATAAACCCAAGACAGCACTGGGAGATTTTATGGTCGAGTCCGCCTATTCGACCCTTCGTGAAGTGGAAACGGTGCTCTTTATGGTCCCAGCCGATGAGGAGCGTGGCAAAGGCGATAATATGATTATGGAGCGCCTTAAGGCAGCTAAGATTCCAGTCATTTTGGTCATCAATAAGATTGACAAGGTCCACCCTGACCAACTTTTAGAAAAGATCGAAGATTTTCGCTCTCAGATGGATTTTAAAGAGATTGTACCAATCTCTGCCCTGCAGGGTAATAATGTGGAAACCCTATTGACCATTCTTAAGGATAATCTGGAAGAAGGATTTCAGTATTTCCCTGAAGACCAAATCACAGATCATCCAGAACGCTTTTTAGTATCTGAGATGATTCGTGAGAAAATCCTCAAATTGACCGAGCAGGAAGTACCGCACTCCGTAGCTGTGGTTATCGAATCTATGAGGCGCGACGAAGAAACAGACAAGGTTCATATCCGCGCGACCATCATGGTCGAACGCGATAGCCAAAAAGGCATCATTATCGGTAAGCAAGGTGCTATGCTTAAGAAAATTGGTAAGATGGCCAGACGCGACATCGAACTCATGCTGGGGGACAAAGTTTACCTTGAAACCTGGGTCAAAGTTAAGAAAAACTGGCGTGATAAAAAGCTGGACTTGGCTGACTTTGGCTATAATAAGAAGGAGTATTGA